TTTTGGTCTTCAATTCCAGATTTACATTCGCAGACTGGCCAGGTTCCATACGTCCCAGGAACCAGCTGATGGTGGAATCTTCCGGATTAAACTGACCGCCATGATCGGCTTTGACAAATTCGAAGCCGGCTGGAATTTTGTGTAAGACACGAACATTGTTGGTTGCAGCAGCACCATCGTTCAGAGTTGTGATGACATACTGAGCACTGCGACCTTTATACCGCAGCCCCGGTCCATCAATGGCAACCTGTACCTTAGGTGCAATCACATTGACGCGAGCTTGTGTCGCCTGCTGGAGACCACCTTCTGCTTTTGCCATCACTTTCACAACCTGCTCACCGCCCATGACGGCAGCCAATGCCAGACGAATCGTTCGCGTTTCACCTGGATTGAGTGAACCGACCTGCATCTGCAGATACTCGGCTGTCACGTGTTCCAGTCCTTTGGGAATTTCAGCTTCAAGAACAACGTTGTGCAGGGTTCCTGTCCCCGGATTGGAGATCGTCACAGACTGTGAAGCTGGTTCGCCAATCATGACGTTGGTAGGTCCTTTGACGGCGACCTGCAGCAGTGGTTCTGCAACAGTGAATGATTCGGTCAACACGTTGGTGAAGCGAACATGGGCAGAAGCCGAGATGGCACCACGCTGACTGGGGATCATGGAAATTGTGATTGATTTTGTTTCGCCGGCTTTCAACGATTCAAATTTCCATTCCAGATGATCGCGGCTGGAACTCGGACGAGGAACAGAATTTGTCAGTCGAACAGAGACCGGAAAGAATGCTTCTACCAGAACATCTTTGGCAGACTGCTTGCCTTCATTCTTGATCACCAGTTCAAACTCACATTCCTGGCCGACATTGATTTCGCTTTTCTTAATCCACTTGTGAGAAACCTTTCCGCTGACTTCTTCAGAAGAAATACCAACGGGTTTCAAAGTCGGCTCATTAGTGCGACGACTGTTTGGTGAAGCAGAAATCGTAATTCCTGTAGGCTGGGTTACTTTATTTTCCTGTTGCGTATTTCCGAAAGTCAGATGATGTTTGTTCTCAACTGTCTTTTGATTCGGAATTCGAGGAACAACAACATTTGTGGGTTCTGGAGCAGGTCGTTTGAAGTCCGTTGGCAAACGAAATTGCTCGGTGCTTCTTCCACCCGCACTAACCTGTTGAATCTTACCTTGAGCAGATTGACGATTGCCCTCCTGAAATTCAGCATGAACAATATCTTTTTTACCCGCTTGCTCTGAAGTGAACTCTTCGTAGCGGAATTTTTTCTGGCTGTTTTCTGATTCAGCATGTCCAACCTGCTGGAAGGGAGACTGGCTTGCCGCTGGTGTCTTGTCTTTGTTTTCCAGACGACGATAAGGCCGCTCCTGCCCGAACAGTTCTTTATAGTAGTTCGGAACCTGTGAGAGCTTGGCTTTGCCCGTTGGTTTGTATTGCGTTGCCTGACGTGAGACAGCTGCTTTCTGTCGGGGCTGTGAAATGGTGATTCGCCCCGTGTTACTGACAGGTGAAGCATCCGCCTTCGATTGCCCCGAGTAGAACTCACTCGTCGATTTTGATGGGGGAGCTGAATCAAAAGGGGACCTTGATTCAAACATGCGATCATCGGCGGTTGCGATACTCGCACTCATTACCATAGTTGAAAATATCGCGAGCATCTTTTTTCCGCGTCGCATTGTGATTCTCCTTACCGATTGGAATTTACTGCTGGATAGGGACTGATTTGTGTTTTGGATTGACATGACGAGAATTGTGAGAGCTGGTGAGATCAAATAAATTTCAAAACGGTGTGCTATTATTATCCATCTCTCTTTATCGGGTGTGAGGATTCCCGGAATTGAACCAGATATGCTGATTTTTTAAGATAAACCGAAATTATAAGATTTTCCGGTTATGACGATTTCCAGTCGTCCCCCCCTGACGGAACCAGCCGATTTTCTGCAAGTTGGTGTAATATAAGACATTATGCTGTTGGATTATTCAGCAGTCACCGTAAAATCCAATGATGACATCCCCTTAAAAACTTAACGGGAAGAATGTCTTTGAGTCCCCTGCCTGGTGGATCAAGGAAGACTGTCCCACTTTTTGAGTGCCTTCGATTGACTCATGCGCCCAACCGCTGAAAATAGCGGTAGACTGCGGAAAGCCCGCCTTAAATGTAAACTTGTCCCCTTCCTGACGGAACCATGAATACCAAGCAGCCCTTTATTCAACACGCACATCATCAAGATCGAACGATGAAAGTCTATATGCTGGGCTGTGTTGATTTTGATTCGCTGCTGACATTACAGGAACGTGCTTTACAGGAACTGCGTCGAGATCAAAGTGAGTCAGCCGTGCTTTTCGTTTGTGAACACCCACCGCTGATTACAATCGGACGTGAAGGAAGCCACGCCCAACTGGTGGATTCCCACCAGGAGTTCAAATCGGGCCAAATCGAAACCCGCTGGGTGAACCGCGGTGGCGGCGCCATCTTCCATGCACCGGGACAACTGGCAGTATACCCCGTTCTCCCCTTAAAACAGTTGGGAATTGGACTTCAGGAGTATAAGCAGGGACTGGAACAGGCGATCATAGCGATGGCCGCCGAGCAAAGCGTAGAAGCACAGGTCCAACCCGATTCCGAAGGAATTTCCAGTCGTTGTGGGCAGTTTGCCTGTCTGGGGGCTGCGATCAAATCCTGGATTTCTTACTATGGGTTCTATATTAATGTTTCACCAGACATGAAATTACTGCGCCTGGTTGACTCCAATCGATACGATCATCGCCTGACATCGCTGTCCGCCACGCTGACGCGCGAGGCCAGTATGAGTTCTGTTCGCGAAAGTATTGTGCGGAACCTTGTTTCGCGGTTCGGATATCGGGATACCCCTGTTTTCACACGACACCCCTTATTGAATAGAGTGAAGAAAAAAGTTTATGTCCACACTTAATATTCTGACAGACACTCAACCTGCTCCACGACAGCGGCTCCCCAAGTGGCTGAAACGGCCACTTCCCAAACCGGGAATGTCATTTACCAGTAATGTGATCGACGATTTAAATTTGGTCACCGTTTGTGAAAGCGCCAAGTGCCCAAACCGCACGGAATGCTGGTCTCACAAAACGGCAACATTGATGATTCTGGGCAATGTCTGCACGCGGCCTTGCGGTTTCTGCTCGATTGCGAAGGGAAAAACCGAGACCGTTCAGATTGATGAGCCGGAACGCGTCGCGGAAGCAGCGGCTCGGCTGGGGCTGGAACATGTTGTGATCACATCCGTCACACGGGATGACTTACCCGATGGCGGTGCTGAGCATTTTTATAACTGCATCCTGGCAGTCCGAGAGCGCACCGGAGCCGACATCGAAGTTTTAACACCCGATTTCCGCGGCGATCGCGCGGCCATCCATCGAGTCACCGAAGCGCGCCCTGACGTATTCAATCACAATACCGAAACGGTCCCTCGGCTCTATCACCGGGTCCGTCGCAATGCCGTGTATCAGCGAACCCTGGATTTGCTGATTCAAGTCAAAGAAACAGATCCGTCCATCATCACCAAAAGCGGGTTGATGCTGGGACTGGGTGAGACAAGAGAAGAAGTGCTGGAAGTCTGTGCCGACCTGCGGGCCACCGGCTGTGATATGATTACAATCGGACAATATCTGCAACCAACGCCTGAGAATTTACCGGTCGAACGATTTCTTCCGCCGGAAGAATTTGATGAAGTCGGCGATCAGGTCCGGGCAATGGGCTTTAAACTGGTTGCCAGTGGACCGTTTGTTCGCTCCAGCTACAATGCAGGCGAAATGGCGGCTGTACTGGGAAATGATTCCTGAATGACGACCCCGATCATTGTTCCTGCATTAGGCACTGTGAACCAACGTTTGACAGTGAGTTTATGGCTCACGCGAGTAGGAGAGCAGGTTTCTGCTGGAGATCGTGTTGTCGAACTGTTGATGCCGGGAGTGACCTTTGACATTGAGTCTCCCTGTACGGGAACCGTCATCGCCTGTGAGTGTCAGCCAGGTACTGAAGTTGAGGAAGGCACGGTGTTAGGCTGGATTGATCCTGCTGTCACAGCTGAGTCTGAGCAGGAACGTTGATCTGTTTGATCAGAATGGAAACCGAGAATGACAACCGATCAAATCCGAGGTCATCAACCGATACTGGAAATGCTGCAACGTGCATTATCTCGAGGCCGCCTGCCGCACGCACTCCTGTTTGCCGGAGATGCCGGAATTGGTAAAAAACGAGTCGCCTTATCTCTGGCACAATGTTTGTTTTGTGATCAAACATCAGCAGACGAGTTGACGAGCTGCGGCGAATGTGCTTCCTGTAAGCAGATGGTGGCAGGAACTCATCCCGATTTGATTTCGGTCGAGTGCCCGCCCGATAAAGCCATTTTGCCGTTGAGCTTGATCATCGGTGGGGATGACCACCGCGGCCGTGAAGGCGTTTGTTATGAGATGTCATTACGCCCGATGGTCGGAGATCGACGGATAGCCATCATCGATGATGCAGACAAAATGAACGCAGAGAGTGCCAACGCGTTGCTTAAAACGCTCGAAGAACCGTCTGCCAACTATTTGATGATTTTGATCGCCAGCGAATTGGATGCGATCCTGCCGACGATTCGATCCCGCTGCCAGCTGATGCGATTCGGACGACTGTCACAAGAGGATGTCGCTGATTTACTCATCGAACAACAATTACTTGATTCTGCAGAACAGGCAAGCCAGATTGCCCGAGTCTCGGAAGGCTCACTGAACACCGCCAGGCAGCTTCTGGACGAAAATCTGGCAGCACTGCGGGTAAATATCACCCGTATCCTCGGCAAACATCCTTTCCAGCCCCAGGTATTTTCGCAGGCCGTCATGCAAGCCATTGACGATGTCGGAGGGAATACGGCGGCACAACGGAAAACAGCGAATTGGATCATTAAATTTTGCGCTGATTTTTATCATCAGGCATTGCAGATTGCCGCTGGCTGCAATTCGGGCTTAGAGTCTGACTCTATCAGAAAATTTGTTGCCGGGATTCCAGGAGAACCGGAAGACCAGATCGAAATAATCGGAAATCTGCTGGATCGCATGCTGCAGACGGAAGAAGAAATTGCTAGAAACGCCACGATCGCACTCTGTATTGAAAGCTTGAGCGAAGATCTAAGAGGTATACAGATGAAATAAACAGGGCTCAGAGGCATTGGAAGGGGACTGCAGCAGTTTTCAAAAAATTCATTTTCCCGAGAATATGTGAAGATTGCCCGCTCCGGATTCGGTATACTAAAATGATTCCGGGAGGCCTCCGATATTTCTAAGATGTTTTTCAATTCCATTCTGGTCGCCTGGCTCAATCTCAAATCAATGAAATTGTCATAAATGAATACCGAAGTATCAGGTTATATTGTTCGCTACGGTTCGACGCGACTGATTGGCGAATTTACTTTCAAAGGCCAGGCCGAACTCCCCCGCAACGCCACTGTGATTATCAAAAGTGATCGCGGCCACGAATGGGGTGAGGTCCTCTCGCCAGCGACGGAGCGAGTCCGTTCGTTTATGAAAACATCTGATCCGACAGGACGCATTATCCGCCTGGTCACAGACGATGATTATCGTACTCGCGACCAGAACCGTCATGAAGAACGAAAAGAATTCCAGGGATGCCAGGAACTGGTGAATGAACACAAACTGCAAATGCAGCTAGTGGATGTCGAACATCTTTTCGGCGGTGAACGGGTCATTTTTTATTATCTCGCTGAAAAACGTGTCGACTTTCGCGAGCTGGTAAAAGCACTGGCCCGTAAATATCGCTCGCGGATTGAAATGCGGCAGATTGGTGTTCGCGATGAAGCCAAGCTACTGGCCGACTATGGCGATTGTGGCAAAACCGTTTGCTGTGGTACGCACCTGACAGAAATGCCCCCGGTCTCCATGAAAATGGCCAAGCTGCAGAAAACATCGCTGGATCCGAATAAACTATCAGGACGATGCGGGCGACTCAAATGCTGTTTGCGCTACGAGTATGATACGTATCGAAACTATAAGAAAGAACTGCCCCCCATTGGCTCAACCGTGATCACCATACAGGGCGAAGGCAAAGTGACGAATCAGGAAATTCTTTCTGAATGTGTGCAAGTGGTCTATCCGGACTCACGAAAGACAATTGTCCATAGAAAAGAGATTCTGGAAGTCATCAAAAAGAAAAAAGGAGAAACTCCTACGAATCAATGAACAGATTCAACTCACACGATTTTGAATAGTAAAAAACAGGGTGAACAGGATTGTGTTTCCTGAAGTTCCCCAAGATAATTTTTCAATATCTGAAGCGTTATCTGATAAGATAGTCTTGACCAATGTCGCTCAGATCGAAACACTAGGATAAGAGACTCCTCTCTAGACCGTAGATATAAAGTTTTCTAAAGGGTATGGGTGAAATAATGACATCTGCCACAAATCTGTCCCAACCAAAATTGCAGTATCACCCCAATGCATACGACTTTGTATTTGAAGCGTTACAGCAGGCGCAAGAAATTTATGCACGCTCAGTCACGAATGAAACTGAGCAGGAAGAATCGCATGTTTCCGGCCAGGAACTTCTGGAAGGCGTCCGGACTCTTGCTCTAAAACAGTTTGGCCTGATGACACTGACTGTCTTTAAACAGTGGGGAGTTCATGCTACAAAAGACTTCGGCAAGATGGTCTTTGAAATGATTGAGCATGGCAGAATGCGCAAAACAGAAAATGATCGACTGGAAGATTTCGTTGATCTGTATGATTTCGAACAGGCCTTCGATACTGACTATGTGATCGATACGAGCCAGGTTTTCAATCGCAGTACTGCAGAGCAGGCTTAAGTCCTCTCATCCATTTTCTCTCTCTCATTGCAGCTGACTCACTCTCTTTGCGCCTGCGTTTTGCACTGCTTTTAAGTTTTGCGTTTAGCGAACTTTGTTAAGTTACTGTTATTGCAAATTGAGCGCCACGTGCTACACTCCCCGAATAGAGTTTTGCTAATGTTTTTACTTGTGACTTTTTGAGCATCTAAAATTGCGTGCTGACAGTTGCCCGGAATCAATTGAGGTTTTGAGGTTTTACAACAAGATTTACAACAGCTTTTAAAATGGGGTTAACTCTAAGGATGAGGTTTCATTTCCGCGCTCGATTCTCTCCCGTTCGTTTTCTCACAACTCTCATCACCTTAACTTTTCCGGCTCTGTTCTGTTCGGCTTCATTATTCGCCGCAGATACAACAACCAGCCCGCCACCTGAGGCAGCTTCTGAAACAGTTGTGATCAGCTGGCTCGTCGCAATTGCTGGTGCGATCTTTGCTTTATTTACCGCCTTCCGCTTCTTCTGCTGGATGGTCAATCAAAGTGAAGGTGATCCCAAAATGAAGGCGATCGCCGAACATGTTCGTGAAGGTGCCCGCGCTTATCTGGATCGACAGTTCAAAGTCGTCACCGTCTTCTTCGCCGTCGTCTGTGCTTTACTGGCCTTTATGGCATTTGGATTGAATACACAATCACACTGGGTCCCTTTCGCATTTTTAACAGGTGGTTTCTTTTCTGCTTTAGCCGGCTGGTTCGGTATGCGAACCGCGACTCTCGCCAGTGCGCGAACCGCCCATGCCGCAAAAGATTCCTTAAACAACGGCTTGCAGGTTGCCTTTCGGAGTGGCGCTGTCATGGGGCTGGTTGTAGTCGGTTTAGGCTTACTGGATATCAGCCTGTGGTTCGGCGTGCTGCATTGGGTCGTCAAAATGGATCTGGCGGAGATCACCGTGACCATGCTCTGTTTTGGTATGGGCGCGAGCAGTCAGGCATTATTCGCACGAGTCGGCGGTGGTATTTTCACAAAAGCCGCTGACGTCGGTGCAGACCTGGTGGGTAAAGTCGAAGCGGGAATTCCGGAAGATGATCCACGCAACCCGGCAACAATTGCAGACAATGTGGGTGATAATGTGGGTGATGTCGCCGGCATGGGAGCCGACCTGTATGAATCGTACTGCGGCTCAATCCTTGCCAGTGGTGCGCTCGGCGTCGCCGCCTATCACGGCTATCCCAAAATGCAAATGATGTGCCTGTTACTGCCGATGTGTCTGGCAGCGATCGGAATCTTTCTTTCCGTCACTGGTATCTTCATGGTGAAAACGGAAGAAGGCGCATCACAAAAAAATCTGTTAAAAGCACTCGCCAAAGGAATCGACACCAGCGCAATTGGCGTCATTATTGCTTCGTTTGCCTTGGTCTGGATCATGCTGGTAATTCCCTCTCAGTCTGCAGGCATTCCTGCCGACTCTCCCTTACTTGTAGGCACCCCGCTATTCGGCGTCTTTGGCGCCATTGTGTGCGGTCTGGTTTCAGGCTGGCTCATTGGTAAGTGGACTGAATATTCAACCAGTGATGAATTCAAGCCAACCCGGTTTATTGCAGATCAATCTTCCACCGGTCCCGCAACAGTCATCATCGCCGGGATTGCCGAAGGCTTTTACAGCGTCTGGATTCCGATCCTGGTGATCGGCGTCGCAATTATCTTGGCGTTTGGACTCTGTACGGGATTTGATTTTGCCAATTCACAGATTTTCGCGATGGGCCTGTATGGCGTTGCGATTGCCGCTGTCGGCATGTTGAGTACGCTGGGTGTTACTTTAGCGACGGACGCCTATGGCCCGATTGCTGACAACGCCGGTGGTAATGCCGAGATGAGCGGACAGGAACCTTTTGTCCGCCAGCGAACAGATGCCTTGGACAGCCTGGGAAATACAACGGCTGCTACAGGCAAAGGATTTGCGATTGGCTCAGCCGCATTGACCGCCCTGGCACTGCTGGCAGCGTATGTCGAAGAAGTCCGGATTGGATTTGAACGCTGGGTCGAAAACTCAGCGATTGTAGAAACCATCTCTGATGACATGGCGAATGCTTCAGCCTTGAAGCTGAGTTCAAACTGTATTGCCTTGCGAACCGTGAATTCGGAAGGAAAAGAGCCCGAACACAACAATCAGGGGTTCTTGTTGTTCCCGGCATTGAACGTTTCTCAAGTGACTCCCGGTCGGGAAAAAATTGAGAAAGCCGAAGTCGGCGCGACGATCCGAGGCCTCGATATCACCGAGCTACTGGAACGGGGAGAATGCGTCGACGTCAAGAAAGCAACGGTGCCCGACTTTTCCCGCTTCTATAATTTCTCGCTGCTGAACCCCAAGGTACTGGTAGGTATCTTCTTTGGCGTGATGGTTGCATTCGTCTTTTGTGCAATGACCATGAAGGCGGTAGGCCGCGCGGCCGGGGCGATGGTAGACGAGGTACGTCGACAGTTCCGTGAAATAGCAGGAATCATGGAGAATGAGGCCGAACC
This window of the Gimesia fumaroli genome carries:
- a CDS encoding DUF11 domain-containing protein; translated protein: MRRGKKMLAIFSTMVMSASIATADDRMFESRSPFDSAPPSKSTSEFYSGQSKADASPVSNTGRITISQPRQKAAVSRQATQYKPTGKAKLSQVPNYYKELFGQERPYRRLENKDKTPAASQSPFQQVGHAESENSQKKFRYEEFTSEQAGKKDIVHAEFQEGNRQSAQGKIQQVSAGGRSTEQFRLPTDFKRPAPEPTNVVVPRIPNQKTVENKHHLTFGNTQQENKVTQPTGITISASPNSRRTNEPTLKPVGISSEEVSGKVSHKWIKKSEINVGQECEFELVIKNEGKQSAKDVLVEAFFPVSVRLTNSVPRPSSSRDHLEWKFESLKAGETKSITISMIPSQRGAISASAHVRFTNVLTESFTVAEPLLQVAVKGPTNVMIGEPASQSVTISNPGTGTLHNVVLEAEIPKGLEHVTAEYLQMQVGSLNPGETRTIRLALAAVMGGEQVVKVMAKAEGGLQQATQARVNVIAPKVQVAIDGPGLRYKGRSAQYVITTLNDGAAATNNVRVLHKIPAGFEFVKADHGGQFNPEDSTISWFLGRMEPGQSANVNLELKTKTIGNYVHHVRAISEHNVKSDAQIQTRIEGTAQLVLEIADLDDPVEIGTETGYKVVVQNDGSKSASSVSVSCELPPGVELISATGPTQHIAENGVVVFKSLGDLAPGDSVQYQVIVRGTVEGNHRFRARLASDSIRDPLLFEELTRFYRD
- a CDS encoding lipoyl(octanoyl) transferase LipB encodes the protein MNTKQPFIQHAHHQDRTMKVYMLGCVDFDSLLTLQERALQELRRDQSESAVLFVCEHPPLITIGREGSHAQLVDSHQEFKSGQIETRWVNRGGGAIFHAPGQLAVYPVLPLKQLGIGLQEYKQGLEQAIIAMAAEQSVEAQVQPDSEGISSRCGQFACLGAAIKSWISYYGFYINVSPDMKLLRLVDSNRYDHRLTSLSATLTREASMSSVRESIVRNLVSRFGYRDTPVFTRHPLLNRVKKKVYVHT
- the lipA gene encoding lipoyl synthase, yielding MSTLNILTDTQPAPRQRLPKWLKRPLPKPGMSFTSNVIDDLNLVTVCESAKCPNRTECWSHKTATLMILGNVCTRPCGFCSIAKGKTETVQIDEPERVAEAAARLGLEHVVITSVTRDDLPDGGAEHFYNCILAVRERTGADIEVLTPDFRGDRAAIHRVTEARPDVFNHNTETVPRLYHRVRRNAVYQRTLDLLIQVKETDPSIITKSGLMLGLGETREEVLEVCADLRATGCDMITIGQYLQPTPENLPVERFLPPEEFDEVGDQVRAMGFKLVASGPFVRSSYNAGEMAAVLGNDS
- a CDS encoding lipoyl domain-containing protein; protein product: MTTPIIVPALGTVNQRLTVSLWLTRVGEQVSAGDRVVELLMPGVTFDIESPCTGTVIACECQPGTEVEEGTVLGWIDPAVTAESEQER
- the holB gene encoding DNA polymerase III subunit delta', whose product is MTTDQIRGHQPILEMLQRALSRGRLPHALLFAGDAGIGKKRVALSLAQCLFCDQTSADELTSCGECASCKQMVAGTHPDLISVECPPDKAILPLSLIIGGDDHRGREGVCYEMSLRPMVGDRRIAIIDDADKMNAESANALLKTLEEPSANYLMILIASELDAILPTIRSRCQLMRFGRLSQEDVADLLIEQQLLDSAEQASQIARVSEGSLNTARQLLDENLAALRVNITRILGKHPFQPQVFSQAVMQAIDDVGGNTAAQRKTANWIIKFCADFYHQALQIAAGCNSGLESDSIRKFVAGIPGEPEDQIEIIGNLLDRMLQTEEEIARNATIALCIESLSEDLRGIQMK
- a CDS encoding PSP1 domain-containing protein, whose amino-acid sequence is MNTEVSGYIVRYGSTRLIGEFTFKGQAELPRNATVIIKSDRGHEWGEVLSPATERVRSFMKTSDPTGRIIRLVTDDDYRTRDQNRHEERKEFQGCQELVNEHKLQMQLVDVEHLFGGERVIFYYLAEKRVDFRELVKALARKYRSRIEMRQIGVRDEAKLLADYGDCGKTVCCGTHLTEMPPVSMKMAKLQKTSLDPNKLSGRCGRLKCCLRYEYDTYRNYKKELPPIGSTVITIQGEGKVTNQEILSECVQVVYPDSRKTIVHRKEILEVIKKKKGETPTNQ
- a CDS encoding Minf_1886 family protein, which gives rise to MTSATNLSQPKLQYHPNAYDFVFEALQQAQEIYARSVTNETEQEESHVSGQELLEGVRTLALKQFGLMTLTVFKQWGVHATKDFGKMVFEMIEHGRMRKTENDRLEDFVDLYDFEQAFDTDYVIDTSQVFNRSTAEQA
- a CDS encoding sodium-translocating pyrophosphatase encodes the protein MRFHFRARFSPVRFLTTLITLTFPALFCSASLFAADTTTSPPPEAASETVVISWLVAIAGAIFALFTAFRFFCWMVNQSEGDPKMKAIAEHVREGARAYLDRQFKVVTVFFAVVCALLAFMAFGLNTQSHWVPFAFLTGGFFSALAGWFGMRTATLASARTAHAAKDSLNNGLQVAFRSGAVMGLVVVGLGLLDISLWFGVLHWVVKMDLAEITVTMLCFGMGASSQALFARVGGGIFTKAADVGADLVGKVEAGIPEDDPRNPATIADNVGDNVGDVAGMGADLYESYCGSILASGALGVAAYHGYPKMQMMCLLLPMCLAAIGIFLSVTGIFMVKTEEGASQKNLLKALAKGIDTSAIGVIIASFALVWIMLVIPSQSAGIPADSPLLVGTPLFGVFGAIVCGLVSGWLIGKWTEYSTSDEFKPTRFIADQSSTGPATVIIAGIAEGFYSVWIPILVIGVAIILAFGLCTGFDFANSQIFAMGLYGVAIAAVGMLSTLGVTLATDAYGPIADNAGGNAEMSGQEPFVRQRTDALDSLGNTTAATGKGFAIGSAALTALALLAAYVEEVRIGFERWVENSAIVETISDDMANASALKLSSNCIALRTVNSEGKEPEHNNQGFLLFPALNVSQVTPGREKIEKAEVGATIRGLDITELLERGECVDVKKATVPDFSRFYNFSLLNPKVLVGIFFGVMVAFVFCAMTMKAVGRAAGAMVDEVRRQFREIAGIMENEAEPDYAACVEISTAAAQREMILPAMLGLLSPVAVGVILGVPGVVGLLVGALTSGFAVAIMMANAGGAWDNAKKYIEAGAHGGKGTDAHKATVVGDTVGDPFKDTSGPSLNILIKLMSMVSVVIAGFIIQYALELF